TGATCAGTCTCTTGCCGCTCTGGCGCCATCTCATGCTGCATTCATTGCAGTCGGACATTGGAGATTCGCACTCGTAAATTgtcaaattggccataacttttaattatttgctGCCAACTGGGGTGGCAGCAGGTGTAGATCTGCCCCTGGTTGGGCCTCCTTTAGCAGAATTAACAGCCTCTAGATGCTTCCAATAgcctgtaatgagtgtctggatgaaggtatttttgaccattcttccttgcaaaacatctcccgttcagttaggtttgatggttTCAGAGCATGGACAGCCCGgttcaaatcaccccacagattttcaatgatattcaggtctgtggaatgggatggccattccagaacattgcacttgttcctctgcataaatgccagagtagattttgagcagtgttttgggtcgttgtcatgttgaaatatccagccccggcctaacttcaactttgtgactgattcctctacattattctcaagtatctgctgatattgagtggaatccatgtgaccctcaactttaacaagattcccagtactggcactgaccacacagccccacagcatgatggaaccgccaccaaattttactgtggatagcaagtgtttgtcttggaacACTGTGTTATTTTGCCACCATGCTTAACgccccttgttatgaccaaataactccatctttgtttcatcagtccacagcaccttcttTCAAAATGAAGCTGGCATGCCCAAATGTGCAtttgcatacctcaagcgactctgtttgtggtgtgtgtgtagaAAAGGCTTCACTTTTCCGCTCAGCTTCTCCTTGTTTAAagtgcgctgaattgttgaacgatgcagtgacaccatctgcagtaagatgatgttgtaggtctttggaggtggtctttgggctgtttttgaccgttctcaccatccttcgcctttgcctctccgatattttacttggcctgccacttctggccttaacaagaacCGTGTCcgtggtcttccatttcctcactatgttcctcacagtggacactgacagctcAAATTTCTGCGATAGCTTTTTGTAGCCAtcccctaaaccataatgttgaacaatctttgttttcaggccatttgagagttgttttgagACCCCCATAttgccactcttcagaggagagtgaaagagaataacaacttgcaattggccaccttaaataccttttctcatgattggatgcacctgtctatgaagttcaaggcttaatgagctcaccaaaccaattgtgtgttccaattaatcagtgctaggtagttacaggtattcaaatcaacaaaatgacaagggtgcccaaatttatgcacctgtctaattttgttttgatgcatattgcacattttctgttaatccaatgaacctcatttcactaccgaaatattactgtgaccttcagttatttgatagatcaaaatgaaattgctgatccaaacacccaattatttataaatgaaaatcatggaaattgtcaggggtgcctaaacatTTGCATACGCCTGTAGCTATGTGTGTTTTGTATGCATTCTTTCTCTGGAAAATTAATTACTTATTAGACTTCATATTGGCTTTTAAACCCTCAAGCAAACAACTAACATGTAATATACACAAATGACTAACAGGGGTCAGattaaacattataaaactagAACAACTAATGACCAATTATCAGTTAATATCTTGTTAAAATTGGAAATATCAGATATGTAACAGACATGTACTTAAAAAACACATATACAATATTAAAGCAACAGCACATTTGAAAATGACTAAAAAGCAaaacttgttaaaaaaataataatacacacacagtgaagcgaaAGTGGATTCACAATTGTGTTTGGATGATTATGCATGCAATGATTACAAACACATGGTGAAGAATATAAACACAAAAGGAGTAAATGGAAAGATTGGCTTCCtggggtgtattccagaaagcatgTTATGTGACATACCCGGGTATGTTTAAGAGTAAGTAAGCGGATAACCTCAACTTTCGGTTCCAAAAATGGAGGTAACTTTCAGGGTATGTTAGTAGTCATAGCAACTCACTCTCTGAACttaacctgctccggagcaggttatgTTGCAGGGTTAGTTTGTTTCAGAGAGGTTTCCGAGCATGGCGTGCCCTTTTGATGAGGATCCTGTGGACGTAGAGGCACAGATTATACAGGGTTTTATTCGCCATGAGAGGGTGATAAGACCATGTATCGATGTCTTTTCTTATCCTAACGAATATTTGCAGGAGCGCTATTGTTTTTCTAGGGAgtcgttaatttttttaacaaacctACTAAAACCACACATCTCAAACGTAACAAACCGCGGGTCAGCGCCGAACAAATTCTTTGTATTGCTTTGCGCTTTTTTGCTACGTGGAGTTCTCTACAATGTGGGCGATGCAGAGCATGTGGGGAAGGCAACAGTGTGTAGAGCCGTTCGTACAGTATACATGGCACTGAAACGGTTTCTACACACTTTTGTACAGTTCCCTGGCCATAAACCTGTGCGCTTTATTAAAGAAGAATTCCACAGGGTGGCAGGTTTGCTCtcagaaattctgtcattttactGCAATTAAATGACATTTCTTAATAGGTTTATTTTGACTGCACACACACGTAAAGGCTACACAGACTTCTTAAActtgtaattaatcttaatttcagGGTTCGTAAACGTGATTGGGTGCATTGATGGCACCCACATTCCTATTAAATCTCCATCTATCAATGAGGGAGACTATGTTAATAGGAAGTCTGTGCATAGCATCAATGTGCAGGTAATAGCTATATTTTGGCTCCTTAATATTGGTGTTACAAATAATAAACTTATTGTTCTCCACAGGTAATATGTGATGCAGCCCACCTCTTCACTAATATTGAGGCAAAATGGCCTGAGTCTGTACATGATGCCAGAATATTTAGAGAGTCATCTCTGTGCAACAAATTTCAACAGAGTACGTTTTGTTAAACAAATGCTTgtagtctttattacatttacaaaacacctcaaacattACAGGACACTTCTATGGTTACTTGCTGGGGGACAGAGGATACCCTTGCCTCATATGATGACACCCTACCCTGATCCTGAGCCCGGACCACAGACACGCTTCAACCCGTCTCACAGCAGAACACGTGCCAAGGTGGAGATGACAATAGGCATTCTGAAGGCGAGGTTTCAGTGTCTGCGTGGGCTCAGGGTCCCTCCAAATAGGGCATGTGACATCACAGTTGCTTGTGCGGTACTTCACAACATTGCCACAATAAGAGGAGAGGCATCCCCCCTGCCCTGATGAAGATGACCTAGAACAACACCCATTGAATCTAGCAGACCACAGAGATGGCAGAATGCTTAGAGACATGATTTGtcaaaatcactttatttaaTCTGTTCTATTTCTTCATATCCTGAAATAAAAGAGAcatgacagatttgtatttattgtttttttcacacacacacaaaaaaatttaaataacaaattCATGTTCACATATGATTCTTCTCACCTTAAGGCGATGCTCTAGTAGTTCTATTTCAAGTTTGGCCTTTTTAATGGCCAGCCTTTTCTCCTCTAGCTGAAGCTGTTTAAGGTCCATGTCAGTTTTTTTAATTTGCCTTAATAGATGGACCTTATACACCTCCTTTGCAGACAACTAGGATGGCAAAGTAAATAAGATGGTTAAAGAAGAAAATCTGCCACATAGTAACATTATGTAAATAAGGACAACCAGGGACAAGTTCTTACACTGCTAAGATTATGTGTAGAGGTAGATGGACACtcatctgcatgtacatccccaGCTAGATTCTGTCACaggacaaattacacatttttcACTCCATCTAAAAAGCTATGCATTGTCCAGTATATGCATCATACATCTGTGGGTCTCCCAGCACTTTCTAATTCAGTCACAGCAGATGTGGTCTCTTCATCATCATTCTAGAGTGGAAATATGCAAGGTTACTTTGTCTGGCAGACAAAGTGAAAGATCTAAAAGCAACTGGTTCTTAAAATGCACCACTAACAATTGTGACAGACTGTGTGGTTTCAGGAGGATCCAACAATACAATGAGTCCATCAGCAACTGCAAGAGAAAAAAAGATACTCAATGTGTAAATTACTAAAGTATGACAGACACTGAATAAAGGCATTAGGAAcatgcaagaataaaaaaaaaacagattactgtatacagcatatgctgtaaaatagaatatgtatgcataatgcacaagtgaaacaatgactgcatttggGAAGCATTTAGCCTTCTTCCTAATGACAAGAGTTAATGATCGTTTTGTCCAAACGTATTACTAAATAATCATAAGTACTAATATGGTATACCTACATTGTACCAAGTCACTTGAGTTGTTGTGGGAGGTAGCAAAGTCTGACGAAGTACCCTCTGGAATACCATCGACCACAGGGCGACCTTTATTAAGTGAAAGAGCCAACTCCTCAGAGTTGGGGTGAGAGAAGGTGGAGGTGGACCCCCGCCAGTTAGACGGGCCTCAGCCTTCTTTCTATTAGCTATATAGGAAGAATACTGTAAAAGTAACTTAAGACATTGATCTTacaacagttaaaataaaatgttacctttttggagaatgtttttgtgtttcattttgacTTGGGAAAGTTCTTTTGGCTCCAGAAGGATTACACCTTATAAAACAAGAGGCCTAAATATTTCTTGTCAATATACATTGCACTGTATTCTGAAAGAAACTGATGTGGAGAAAAGTAAATGCTTGTCGAGTCATGCCACATGCTCAAAAAGACAATTGTTCAActttgcaaattaacaaaagaaagGCAAGCatatttaaagagcaacatgcaggttggacacccctatatagcatagtgtatgttgatgataaaacaactagattttctgaactggagtaatatatatttagccattattgatattttgagataaattgtgataaaataacttccgcgtctataaagcactaaccggaagtaacgatgggcgagggagtctggtcaagttcaagctcaggttacaaaggatgcgaatgaagaaacagaGTTCTCTGGTGTGGTTTTGCAATTTACTGGAGAGTATAACGGTAGCctacggggatacaaaatcagacgggagggcagcgggagaacagtttgaattgaaatgcgggggaaacgggaaagttgggctagcttcctgccaatagctatagcattgtgcaaactactaaattcatttcagaaggcagacaattacgttacgacaacctgtcctaaagctcagtctctctccctctctctgtattattatactaaataaatattaaatatttaatactataaaaaatatattatataaaaatattatactattattattacgaaattacacaaattacgtgttaaaataattaaaagtaagacttactctgctaagtcctcgttttcgttgcacagaatgtctgctaacgttagcactttgtcctccagtccagctcgcgccaaaatccggtgtacactttgacggtggacttgattccatcgagtgcaccgagggaacagcatcagtaatcagcctcacgtggtccttactccaaaatcccatccgagactcccaacaaatctccaggtcgataattctccagagtgaaatgtgcgccacaaacgaccgagtgtgtggtaacagacgcggcagtgaagtctgctctcttcacctgcacaaaacgcactcaagaccgaaaagccttgtttttcctagaaggaaaatgatggacacgatgtcctgacaggctggaattcgtgcaaccagcacaaacacaataatttaccatgatggcttctctaaaactcgatctaaaactttctgtctctcactactgctctaactacattaACACCCAACAatagagagctgaccgcgagttcttttgtttgcctcgccctacgtcatatgacgcgttgatagcgggaaaggcgtattccagagcctagcacattttcatcaaaatctctacatcaaatgagatttcattagtaatttctacatatgtgtttttaaaagacctctgcagacaatataaagtattaattcagttataaattcaacctgcatgttgctctttaaaatgtaataaaaaaaaaaggtaagcaTTTACTCTGTCAGTTATTTTTTGCCAAGCCAATTGTCTTTCCCTCGCATATGCAGCTGTATTGctttttttcattataatgggcttgaACTCCTCATAAGCCAACATTAAAACTTCTATCTCCACTTCAGAGAAGTACGCGGCACATAACTTTTCACCCTTAGTTTCCATGGTGACTCCTGAATTCGGCGTTCCATTGAAAATGCCTTTATATGTTCACCGTGTGCACGCATTAACTCGAGGTTATTAGCAGTAGGTTGATTAAACTAACTCCTCACAGGTGTTTTGGAACCGACATACCTAGAGTAAGCAAGTTTGGGGTTAATCAACCAAGAGTTTAAGGTTTATCTGACGGTAAGTTaaccttgctttctggaatacacccctgGCCCTACCGACACAAGATGTTGTGATTGGTAAGTTGGCTTTGATGCCAATAGTATTCAAATGTTGAAGAATCATCAAAAGTTATGTAAACTGATAGTTTGGGTTCTTAGAGGAGTAGAGGAAGAAAGCAGGGGAGGACAAGATGTGGAAGAAGAGGAGGGCAGAGGAAGAGGAGGgaggggaagaaaggggaggagATGAGGGGACAGGAAGAGAGGGGAGGAAAGGGATAAGGAGAGGAGGGTGGAGGAAGAGAAAAGGTGATGTGATGAAAACTGTGATTTATGTTTTATTAGAATAGATACTTTGGGACTGTTGGGTAATTTAATTGGATTGTTTTCACACCATTGGGTAGTTTTTGTGATACCCAGCCACTAACCTGTCATTCTATATTTATGTAAGTTACCTTTCGCAGGGTTTTTGGATCTCATCAGGATTAAGCGGTTCTCTGTGCAGATCAATTTGGTAAAATAAGGTTGTATCAGTGTTTTTATCTATAAACATAATTACTGTTCACTAGAGAATGCAAAAATACTGTTCCATAATAAGACCAAGACAGCTCATATATTATATAACTGTTCAGTAATTCATGACCAACTCTACagcaacacatcaatgcctattttttaaataatggtaAAAAAAGGGTAAAgatcattcattcaaaatatggaaatatgcttttttttatcttcatcaaaccaagtaatatttcagttttaaacgtTTAATtgaataacaatataaaaatgaaCATAGACACTGAATAtcttccagtcatgatcacacacaggcaaagcttaaatcatgagattaatctgccagaagagcagtgccgaacACGACTGACGTAATGTGTTCTGCAAATTTGCGTCAGAATTATATTCGTGCAAAAGGAGccctgaccaagtattgagtgcattactgtattataaataatttatttttatattttgagaatggatttgatttccatgagctgtaagccgtaatcatcaaGATCACAAAAATAGGGTTGAAATATTGAATCTAGAATACTTGAAAGATGCACCTGTATTGTTGAGCTTCTAAAAACTCTATATATTTACAGGTGcgggtcatataattagaatatcatcaaaaagttgatttcagtaattccattcaaaagggaaacttggatattatattcattcattacacacagactgatatatttcaaatgtttatttcatttaattgtgatgattaaaactgacaaatgaaaatcccaaattttctatctccgaaaatttgaatattacttaagacaaatacaaaaaaaggatttttagaaatgttgactactgaaaagtatgagcatgtacagcactcaatacttagttggggctccatTTGCCTGAATTAGGGGGATTTCCTTTTAGAATATTCAGTATAACTCTTTAAATGAAAACatgtgtggctcttaaaagagcctttgtgtTGGTTGAATAAACCGGATGTTCTTCTACTTGGAGCTGGTGTATTTGGTGACGGCCTTTGTGCCCTCAGACACGGCGTGTTTGGCCAGTTCACCGGGCAGCAGCAGACGCACGGCGGTCTGGATCTCTCTCGATGTGATGGTGGAGCGCTTGTTATAGTGAGCGAGACGAGACGCTTCACCGCCGATGCGCTCGAAGATGTCGTTGACGAAAGAGTTCATGATTCCCATCGCCTTGGAAGAGATACCGGTGTCAGGATGAACCTGTTTCAGGACTTTATACACGTAAATAGCGTAACTCTCCTTCCTGGACTTTCTGCGCTTCTTTCCTCCCTTACCGGCGGTCTTTGTGACGGCCTTCTTGGATCCCTTCTTCGGGGCGGATTTGGCTGGTTCAGGCATGATGATCTGAAGAACAAACTCAGAATAATGATTCTTATTCCGCTCACAGAAGTATTTATTCCCTCCTCTATGCTAATTCTGTGAGGAGATGACGCGCGCCACTGATGGCGTATTTTCATTGGTCAAACACATTCAATGATTTCATTGGACAGTTGAAAGTTTGACGGGCCTGAAAGAGCCAATCAAAGACTTCCAAATGAAAGTCCCTCCTCTCGCCTCATGTAAGAAAGTTTCCACCCCCCACACgattacattttctttgtttaGTTCTCCcgctcatttattattattattttgtagtaATATAAAggataaaaatctaaaaataataaataattattacttTCTATATGAAATGTATGTAATTATCTATTGATTaatgatttacacagaaatttgtcctgcttgtttcatgaataagTACAATAGTTATTTGTCAAATACACAATAATAAATACAGGATGAACAAACAGAATATTCTACATGTTAATTGTACTTTTAGCAGAGATTATTTGTTATGTTGTAATGTTAACTTTATTTCCTCAAAGTGTTTAAAGGAAAGTATGTCAgcattattttagtttattacTTGTAGACATACTGAAATTATAGCATTTAACTGTAAGGTTTAACTTATATAAATGTTCTTGTATCACAATATAATATAGTTAAAATTTTAAGATAAACATATTTTGAATAATCCAATtctgcaaaacaacacaaaatgtatttcgacATCGGCCTTTAGGCTTcaacattatttaatgaatatttaTGAACAAAACACGCAACGACATAATTGCgttcaaattaaattattgttataaaaTGAAACATGTGAGTCACAGCAGTTTCCCATTTGCGCTTCTTAACACATGACAGTAAATTGAACAGCAGCTTTGAGTAATGAagctatttttaatgttttagtgTTTAAAGTCTTGTTGATTCTTAAAGCTTAATTTTCCCGACACTGAACATCCGTGATTTAATTAATAACAAACACTTTATACAAATAACTCTTTACATGAGAACATGTGTGACTCTTAACAGAGCCTTTGGGTCGGTTGAGAAAACGGGATGTTATTTTACTGTTTCtcctgctattttttttttttttttttgtagtaaaataatgtATCTTCTCAAAATATCTAGTGTTAATACGTTTTTCTTCCCCCTGAAAGTTATAAGTGGTTTACAACAATACTATATAAaatcctgaaaaaaaaataaacacattttgaaaaattTCCAAAATCATTTTAAGAGAGAAAATCTCGTGTTTGGTACCATTCTTGTCCATTGGTTTGTCCTCATTTTCTAAATAAACGTATTTACGTTACAAGTAAATCTGGACTGTATTTTTACTCGCCCATAGAAACGTCATCTGTAAGAGTTTGAAAATCATATGAAACATGAATCCACGTTTATTCATGGAATGACGATGCTTTAATTTTTGGACTGCTGTTGCTAAAGAACTGCAAGCTCGTACAGATCTCCAAACAGCACAAAACATtcaattgtataatataataaaacttcTATAACATCAACTctttgtgtgagattgtgtgtggctcttaaaagagccgttgggtTGGTCTGATTTCTCCTGAATAAAGCCGTTTATCCTCCGAATCCGTACAGAGTTCGTCCCTGTCGTTTCAGCGCGTACACAACGTCCATGGCAGTGACGGTCTTTCTCTTGGCGTGTTCAGTGTAGGTGACGGCATCACGGATAACGTTCTCCAGAAACACCTTCAACACACCGCGAGTCTCCTCGTAGATCAGACCGGAGATACGCTTGACACCGCCACGGCGAGCGAGACGACGGATTGCGGGTTTGGTGATTCCCTGGATGTTATCACGCAACACTTTGCGGTGACGCTTGGCGCCTCCTTTCCCGAGTCCTTTACCGCCTTTACCTCTTCCAGACATAATTTACTCCGTTTAACCATCAACTGAATGTAAGAACACGGTTGCTGGAAAGGAATTTAAAGTTGCCTACAGGACCTAATAGAAACCCTGAAGGAGGAGCCTAAAGCACGTCACGTATTTTTCCTTCTCACAGCGCTGACATGCCGAAGATCAGATTCACgcgaatttaaataatttaatataatttaaatgagaATTAGTTTCAGGTCAATGTCCATATAAGTATTTATATTTGAACTATTAAATTTGAACACTATATTAAAAAATGTggatttttgttttcctttactattgaagcaaaaaaaaaaatatatttaatgggTCTCAATCACCGATACCGTACTTACCTGTAATAATTTGCTGCAGTGTTCAAAAACGAAGACAACTTTAATGTTTTATCATTTGTGTTGGCATGCATTTTGTCACCTTATTAAATAATGTATTGCATATTTTGCTATCCTTTccatattaaaacaaataaaaaataaattaaaaagggcAAGTGGGTGGCCTTTGTGTTTGTGAATCACAGTGATGTTTTCCCCAAGAAACAAATTATAGACTTGATTCTTTGTGAAGCGTTGGGAAACTTATTTTAATCTATAAcgtcttacatttaagaaaaatatcaTCACTCTCTTTATAGTTAAattgggtggctcttaaaagagcctttgtgtTTCAGTGAATCAGACTTTAGTCCGTTTACTTCTTGGCGGGTTTCTCGGTCTTCTTGGGCAGCAGCACAGCCTGGATGTTGGGCAGCACACCACCCTGAGCGATGGTCACTCCACCCAAGAGTTTGTTCAACTCCTCGTCGTTCCGCACTGCCAGCTGCAGGTGACGGGGAATGATACGAGTCTTCTTGTTGTCCCGAGCGGCGTTTCCAGCCAACTCCAGGATTTCAGCGGTGAGATACTCGAGCACAGCGGCCAGATAAACAGGAGCACCGGCACCAACGCGCTGTGCGTAGTTTCCTTTGCGGAGCAGCCTGTGAACACGACCGACGGGGAACTGCAGTCCTGCCCTGGAGGAACGAGTTTTAGCCTTTGCTCGCGCTTTACCGCCGGTTTTACCTCTGCCGCTCATTTTCAATCTGTAGCAAGTACTGCAATGTTACAGAGAAATATAGGTTTGTCATGTTCCCGATTACAGTACTTATAAGAGTGTGTCAGACTCCTATTGGCTAGAGTCTGGAAaacattctaaccaatcactgctCTATCCTCCAAACTCCAAACCACGCCCCCTCTCTCTGATGATGAATGTGTTCAAGAGTGAGTTTCAACTCTTttaaaggtaaataaataaattatgtaaaagacagaaataacatttttattgatattattttttatacatttatattcagaAATGAAACTGAAGTAGAGTTAGAGTTAAttgaattaaacaattaaataattattttataacgAAGTTAAGAAACACGATGACTAAAAGATGAATTTGGTTTGTAAGGAGTctagaaatgtattattattattattattattattattattattattattattattatattattataattattattccgATACATTTAGTGCAAATGTAACAACTTTAGTGTAATATTGAGAGAATTTGTTGATTAATATTAGAAAGttcaacaataatataatatgtgaTATGAAGGACACAGATGTAAGTATGTTAGTTATACTTCATTGGTATAAAGACTTAAAAGGCATAATTGATTAATCATAACtgaattatttgaataaatattgtCAATTAATCACACTTAATTTTAAAGTTCTGTTTTtagtataatataaaaataatacaaaaaaaaaacactaattaaTAAAGTTTCCGATCATCACTTCAAATGATCGATtctgaaatatttattattattattattattattattatgcttttaattattaatcttattactttaataaaacattgttaatgATCATTAATTCTCCTTTCCATTCTTAccaatatcatttttttattatttttttttagcaaagttTTGATGCAATTAAGTGTACAACTTAGTTTTAcatcattactgtagtatccatattggTTTAATAatatcttattttgaagttttatttGTGGCTTATACAAACTCAttattaaaaggtaaacaaagcagcctaattatattctatcccataaccCATAAATATACTCAAAAATAAAGtattaataaagttattatttttatctaaagaattt
The sequence above is a segment of the Xyrauchen texanus isolate HMW12.3.18 chromosome 2, RBS_HiC_50CHRs, whole genome shotgun sequence genome. Coding sequences within it:
- the LOC127617593 gene encoding histone H2A-like translates to MSGRGKTGGKARAKAKTRSSRAGLQFPVGRVHRLLRKGNYAQRVGAGAPVYLAAVLEYLTAEILELAGNAARDNKKTRIIPRHLQLAVRNDEELNKLLGGVTIAQGGVLPNIQAVLLPKKTEKPAKK
- the LOC127617712 gene encoding histone H2B-like is translated as MPEPAKSAPKKGSKKAVTKTAGKGGKKRRKSRKESYAIYVYKVLKQVHPDTGISSKAMGIMNSFVNDIFERIGGEASRLAHYNKRSTITSREIQTAVRLLLPGELAKHAVSEGTKAVTKYTSSK
- the LOC127617868 gene encoding histone H4, which produces MSGRGKGGKGLGKGGAKRHRKVLRDNIQGITKPAIRRLARRGGVKRISGLIYEETRGVLKVFLENVIRDAVTYTEHAKRKTVTAMDVVYALKRQGRTLYGFGG